From the Lepisosteus oculatus isolate fLepOcu1 chromosome 1, fLepOcu1.hap2, whole genome shotgun sequence genome, one window contains:
- the krt18a.1 gene encoding keratin, type I cytoskeletal 18 produces the protein MSFSSSSYSMRPAGSIRTTQMMVKRSVPLSSSASVYGGAGGRGSRISLGGSSGFGGGFQSGGSFSSSVSMSGSGVITNEKETMQHLNDRLASYLETVRNLEQANSKLELQIREALEKRGPAARDYSNYDNILDDLRKKVFDMTVDNARLVLQIDNARLAADDFRVKFESELAIRQSVEADIAGLRKVIDDTNIGRMNLESEIEALKEELVHLKKNHDNDVLELRNQVSQSGVQVDVDAPKGQDLAQIMAEMRAKYEKMAQKNQEELKAWHETQITEVQVQMSQNTEALQGARTEVTELRRQYQALEIELESQRSLKASLEGTLRDTELRYNMEMEKYNTIIMQLEGELGQLRNNIQQQAQEYEALLNIKMKLEAEIATYRRLLDGGDFRLQDALEDQKTIKTKVTVTQMVDGKVVSQSSDTKEIKS, from the exons ATGAGTTTCAGCTCCAGCTCCTACTCCATGCGGCCGGCCGGCTCCATCCGCACCACGCAGATGATGGTCAAGCGCTCGGTGCCCCTCAGCAGCTCCGCCAGCGTCTACGGGGGCGCCGGGGGCCGGGGGTCTCGCATCTCCCTGGGGGGCTCCTCGGGATTCGGCGGGGGGTTCCAGAGCGGGGGCTCCTTCTCCTCCTCGGTGTCGATGAGCGGCTCCGGGGTGATCACCAACGAGAAGGAGACCATGCAGCATCTGAACGACCGCCTGGCCTCCTACCTGGAGACGGTCAGGAACCTGGAGCAGGCCAACAGCAAGCTGGAGCTGCAGATCCGGGAGGCCCTGGAGAAGAGGGGGCCTGCCGCCCGCGACTACAGCAACTACGACAACATCCTGGATGACCTGCGCAAGAAG GTGTTTGACATGACTGTGGACAATGCCCGTCTCGTGCTCCAGATTGACAATGCCCGGCTGGCTGCTGACGACTTCAGAGTCAA GTTCGAATCAGAGCTGGCCATCCGTCAGTCAGTAGAGGCCGACATCGCCGGACTGAGGAAGGTCATCGATGACACCAACATCGGCCGCATGAACCTGGAGAGTGAGATCGAGGCCCTGAAGGAGGAGCTTGTCCACCTCAAGAAGAACCATGACAAC GATGTGCTGGAGTTGCGCAACCAGGTCTCCCAGTCTGGGGTGCAGGTGGATGTGGACGCTCCCAAGGGGCAGGACCTGGCGCAGATCATGGCCGAGATGAGGGCCAAGTACGAGAAGATGGCACAGAAGAACCAGGAGGAGCTCAAGGCGTGGCACGAAACTCAG ATCACAGAAGTGCAGGTGCAGATGAGCCAGAACACAGAGGCCCTGCAGGGCGCCCGCACAGAGGTCACCGAGCTGCGCAGACAGTACCAGGCCCTGGAGATCGAGCTGGAGTCTCAGAGAAGCCTG AAGGCTTCCCTGGAGGGGACACTCCGCGACACCGAGCTGCGCTACAACATGGAGATGGAGAAGTACAACACCATCATCATGCAGCTGGAGGGGGAGCTGGGCCAGCTGCGCAATAACATTCAGCAGCAGGCACAGGAGTACGAGGCCCTGCTCAACATCAAGATGAAGCTGGAGGCCGAGATCGCAACCTACAGGCGCCTGCTGGACGGCGGAGACTTCAG GCTCCAGGACGCACTCGAAGACCAAAAGACCATCAAAACCAAAGTGACCGTGACGCAGATGGTGGATGGGAAGGTGGTGTCGCAGAGCTCCGACACCAAGGAGATCAAGTCATGA